The Microcella flavibacter DNA segment GAGATGGATGCGGTCGGGTGCCTGCAGCCCGCGCAGCGCGCCGACCGCGACGGGGAAGAAGGCCAGGTAGCTCGCGATCACCGCGACCGACATCCAGTCCTGCCACTCGAAGGCGCCGATCTCGATGCGCGAGCCCCAGCTGCGCACGAGCGGGGCGAAGGCGATGAGCGGCACCGTCTGACTCAGCACGATCCACGGCAGCATCGCCGACTCGGCGAGCCGCCAGCGCTGCATGACGAGGGCGAGGCCGATGCCGACGGCGACTCCGACCACCCAGCCCGCGGCCGCGATGCCGAGGGTCAGCGAGGCCGCGAGCACGATCTCGAGCCAGAGCGGGTCGGCGCCCTCGGCGCGCGTCACCGGCTCGAGCATCCTGCCCGCCATCTCCCACAGGTGCGGCATGGCGAGATCGCTCGTGCGCGGCAGCACGCGGATGCCCGCCACGACCACGCCGTCGGCGGGGCCGAGCGCCTTGTACGCCTCCCACACGATGCCCAGCGCGACGAGCCCCACGAGGCCCCAGCCCCACACCCGCAGCCGCGCGCCGCGATCGCGCGCCCGACGACGGGGCGGGGTGAGCGCGATCGCGGCGTCGGTCACGCCTTCGCCCGCTTCGGCGCGTTGATCGCGGGAATGATGCGCTCGCCGTAGACGCGGAGGGTCTCCTCCTTGTTGTCGTGCTGCAGGTAGCCGGCGAACTGGTCGACGCCGAGCTCGCGCAGGGCCTCGAGCTTCTCGATGTGCTGCTCCGCGGTGCCGAGCACGCAGAAGCGGTCGACGATCTCGTCGGGCACGAAGTCGACGTGGTCGTTGCCGGCCTTGCCGTGGCTGTTGTAGTCGTAGCCCTCGCGCCCGGCGATGTAGTCGGTGAGCGCCGTCGGCACCTCGCTGCCGGCGCCGTGCTTGGCGACGATGTCGGCGACGTGGTTGCCGACCATCCCGCCGAACCAGCGGCACTGGTCGCGCATGTGCTCCCAGTCGTCGCCGACGTACATCGGCGCGGCCACGCAGAACTTCACGTCCATCGGGTCGCGCCCGGCGTTGTCGGCGGCCGTGCGCACGGTCTCGATCATCCACTTCGCGATGTCGAGGTCGGCCAGCTGCAGGATGAAGCCGTCGCCGACCTCGCCCGTGAGCTTGAGCGCGAGCGGGCCGTAGGCGGCCACCCACATCTCGAGCTCGCTGCCCGTGCTCCACGGCAGCTGCAGCGTGGCGCCGTGGTACTCGACCGCGCGGGAGTTCGCGAGCTCGCGGATCACGTGGA contains these protein-coding regions:
- a CDS encoding TIGR03842 family LLM class F420-dependent oxidoreductase produces the protein MDFGAVIQTNPPASRTVHLAKLAEQHGFSHVWTFDSHILWQEPYVIYSAILAETHRVKVGPFVTNPATRDWTVTASTFATLNEMYGNRTVCGIGRGDSAVRVTNGKPTTLAELRESIHVIRELANSRAVEYHGATLQLPWSTGSELEMWVAAYGPLALKLTGEVGDGFILQLADLDIAKWMIETVRTAADNAGRDPMDVKFCVAAPMYVGDDWEHMRDQCRWFGGMVGNHVADIVAKHGAGSEVPTALTDYIAGREGYDYNSHGKAGNDHVDFVPDEIVDRFCVLGTAEQHIEKLEALRELGVDQFAGYLQHDNKEETLRVYGERIIPAINAPKRAKA
- a CDS encoding ABC transporter permease encodes the protein MTDAAIALTPPRRRARDRGARLRVWGWGLVGLVALGIVWEAYKALGPADGVVVAGIRVLPRTSDLAMPHLWEMAGRMLEPVTRAEGADPLWLEIVLAASLTLGIAAAGWVVGVAVGIGLALVMQRWRLAESAMLPWIVLSQTVPLIAFAPLVRSWGSRIEIGAFEWQDWMSVAVIASYLAFFPVAVGALRGLQAPDRIHLELMHTYSVGWWQTLTRLRFPAAVPYLLPALRLAAANAVVGAVVAEVSTGLQGGIGRLVIQYAGQASGDPAKAWAPIAGAVALGLIAAGSVALLGIILRTYRRSEEQA